One Setaria viridis chromosome 7, Setaria_viridis_v4.0, whole genome shotgun sequence genomic region harbors:
- the LOC117865773 gene encoding heavy metal-associated isoprenylated plant protein 46 — protein MKQKIVIKLSVAMVLAAKADGVSKMGITGDGKDRLEVEGDGVDAVCLVECLRRKVGHAEILQVEEVKPAEKKPEEKKPDELKVVPLPYWWYPYHYHHPQPWC, from the exons ATGAAG CAAAAGATCGTGATCAAGCTGAGCGTGGCCATGGTGCTGGCCGCCAAGGCAGACG GGGTGAGCAAGATGGGGATCACCGGCGACGGCAAGGACCggctggaggtggagggcgACGGCGTCGACGCCGTCTGCCTGGTCGAGTGCCTGCGCAGGAAGGTAGGCCACGCCGAGATCCtgcaggtggaggaggtgaagcCCGCCGAGAAGAAACCGGAGGAGAAGAAGCCGGATGAACTCAAGGTCGTGCCGCTGCCGTACTGGTGGTATCCCTACCACTACCACCACCCGCAGCCATGGTGTTGA
- the LOC117862388 gene encoding heavy metal-associated isoprenylated plant protein 46, giving the protein MKQRVVIQVQMSGDKSRSKALGLVASTHGVQSVAIEGRERNHLVVVGDGLDAVSLTSYLRKKVGSAQIVQVEVLGAGAAAEKTKPPATTTTSVLAAGSQQWQPRYYSGYYSRPAAVHPYAGQYGYGYDDPRPDADSSCAIM; this is encoded by the exons ATGAAG CAAAGGGTCGTGATCCAGGTGCAGATGAGCGGTGACAAGAGCCGGTCTAAAGCTCTGGGTTTAGTCGCCTCCACGCACG GGGTGCAGTCCGTGGCGAtagaagggagggagaggaaccATCTGGTGGTGGTCGGCGACGGCCTGGACGCCGTCAGCCTGACGAGCTACCTTCGCAAGAAGGTGGGCAGCGCGCAGATCGTCCAGGTGGAGGTCCTcggagccggcgccgccgccgagaagacgaagccgccggcgacgaccacCACCAGCGTGCTAGCCGCGGGCTCGCAGCAGTGGCAGCCGCGCTACTACAGCGGCTACTactcccggccggccgccgtgcaCCCGTACGCCGGCCAGTACGGCTACGGCTACGACGACCCCCGCCCCGATGCGGACTCGTCGTGCGCCATCATGTGA
- the LOC117865032 gene encoding heavy metal-associated isoprenylated plant protein 46, with the protein MTKQKIVIRVSQLASEKTRSKAMALVAKADGVSSMGVTGDGKDQLEVVGDGVDTVCLVQCLRRKIGPAEILKVEEVKPAEKKPEEKKPEPLPYWWYHNYYHYHPPPPCW; encoded by the exons ATGACGAAG CAAAAGATCGTGATCAGGGTGAGCCAGCTGGCGAGCGAGAAGACACGGTCCAAGGCCATGGCGCTGGTCGCCAAAGCGGACG GGGTGAGCTCGATGGGGGTCACCGGCGACGGCAAGGACCAGCTGGAggtcgtcggcgacggcgtcgacACCGTCTGCCTGGTCCAGTGCCTGCGCAGGAAGATCGGCCCCGCCGAGATCCtcaaggtggaggaggtgaagcCGGCCGAGAAGAAGCCGGAGGAGAAGAAGCCGGAGCCGCTGCCATACTGGTGGTACCACAATTACTACCActaccacccgccgccgccgtgctggtGA
- the LOC117865435 gene encoding heavy metal-associated isoprenylated plant protein 46, which produces MSKQKIVIKATMSNAKSRAQAMVLASKANGVGSVGITGDLKDQLEVVGVGIDIACLVRCLRKKLRYAEIVKVEEVKDKPEEEKKKPDPTCTCTGPCRCAAAGYYHAPLPLYLCEQDPPPGSCLIL; this is translated from the exons ATGTCAAAG CAAAAGATTGTGATCAAGGCGACCATGTCCAACGCCAAGAGCCGTGCCCAGGCCATGGTGCTGGCCTCCAAAGCAAACG GGGTGGGATCGGTAGGGATCACCGGCGACCTCAAGGACCAGCTGGAGGTGGTCGGCGTGGGCATCGACATCGCCTGCCTGGTCAGGTGCCTGCGCAAGAAGCTCCGCTACGCCGAGATCgtcaaggtggaggaggtgaaggacaagcccgaggaggagaagaagaagcccgACCCCACCTGCACCTGCACGGGGCCGTGCCGGTGCGCTGCCGCCGGTTACTACcacgcgccgctgccgctgtaTCTCTGCGAGCAGGACCCGCCGCCAGGCAGCTGCCTCATCTTGTGA
- the LOC117864443 gene encoding heavy metal-associated isoprenylated plant protein 47: protein MKQKIVIRVSQLASEKTRSKAMALVAKADGVSSMGVTGDGKDQLEVVGDGVDTVCLVLCLRKKIGHAEILKVEEVKPAEKKPEEKKPDEKKPEPLPYWWYHNYYHCHPQPPCW, encoded by the exons ATGAAG CAAAAGATCGTGATCAGGGTGAGCCAGCTGGCGAGCGAGAAGACCCGATCCAAGGCCATGGCGCTGGTCGCCAAAGCAGACG GGGTGAGCTCGATGGGGGTTACCGGCGACGGCAAGGACCAGCTGGAGGtggtcggcgacggcgtcgacACGGTCTGCCTCGTCCTGTGCCTGCGCAAGAAGATCGGCCACGCCGAGATCCTCAAAGTGGAGGAGGTGAAGCCGGCCGAGAAGAAACCGGAGGAGAAGAAGCCCGACGAGAAGAAGCCGGAGCCGCTGCCGTACTGGTGGTACCACAATTACTACCACTGCCACCCGCAGCCACCGTGCTGGTGA
- the LOC117865853 gene encoding uncharacterized protein — translation MKQKVVIKVSMPCERSRSRAMALVARAHGVLSMEITGGDARDKLEVVGDGVDAARLVSCLRRKLGHAEILLVEEVKDKMAEEPEEPTVQHEAAVEPPPRCYHSCHDCHHHHHPPPMVVCEEPSNCPIIEAISDDSVKIVIQVTMPDARSRSRAMEVAAKANVQLQQQPRYEWVYAGVSTIEITGDLKDRLEVVGEGIDIICLVMCLRKKLCHAEILQVAEVKPEEKKKPEEKKPDEPKPCACPGPCRCAGGYCYAPLPMVLCEEPPAGACRIM, via the exons ATGAAG CAAAAGGTGGTGATCAAGGTGAGCATGCCGTGCGAGAGGAGCCGATCCAGAGCCATGGCGCTGGTCGCCAGGGCACACG GGGTGCTCTCCATGGAGATCACCGGCGGCGACGCCAGGGACAAGCTGGAGGTGGTCGGCGACGGCGTTGACGCGGCCCGCCTCGTCAGCTGCCTGCGCAGGAAGCTCGGCCACGCCGAGATCCtgctggtggaggaggtgaaggACAAGATGGCGGAGGAGCCGGAAGAGCCGACGGTGCAGCACGAGGCCGCCGTGGAGCCGCCGCCTCGATGCTACCACAGTTGCCACgactgccaccaccaccaccacccgccgccgATGGTCGTCTGCGAGGAGCCCAGCAACTGCCCCATCAT TGAGGCAATCAGTGACGATAGT GTAAAGATTGTGATCCAGGTGACCATGCCGGACGCCAGGAGCCGCTCCCGGGCCATGGAGGTGGCCGCCAAAGCAAACG TACAACTCCAACAGCAACCCAGATATGAATGGGTGTATGCAGGGGTGAGCACGATAGAGATCACCGGCGACCTCAAGGACCGGCTGGAGGTGGTCGGAGAAGgcatcgacatcatctgccTCGTCATGTGCTTGCGCAAGAAGCTCTGCCACGCCGAGATCCTGCAGGTGGCGGAAGTGAAGCccgaggagaagaagaagccggaGGAGAAGAAGCCTGACGAGCCCAAGCCCTGCGCGTGCCCGGGGCCGTGCCGGTGCGCCGGCGGTTATTGCTACGCGCCGCTGCCGATGGTTCTTTGCGAGGAGCCGCCGGCGGGCGCTTGCCGCATCATGTGA